The Primulina eburnea isolate SZY01 chromosome 12, ASM2296580v1, whole genome shotgun sequence genome includes the window tgggttGCCAACTTCTTTTTCAACAAGTGCTTTATAACTTTTAAAAGCCACAAAAGCTTCAGATTTGTCTTGCAAAAAATAAACCCATGTCTTGCGACTATAATCATCAATGAAGGTGATTAAATATCTTTTACCTCCATTAGAATGTGGTGTTATTGGCCCGCAAATGTCAGAATGAACAAGCTCCAATGCCTTCTTTGCCCTCCAGGATTTTCCTTGtgggaattgattacgatgttGTTTGCTAACAACACATTCTTCACAAACTTGAGACGAAGTTGAAATTTGAGGAAGCCCTGTCACCATGTTCTTTTGTTGTAGCGTTTTCAATCCGCCAAAATTCAGATGCCCGTAGCGAAAGTGCCATAGCCATGCCTCATCTTCTAATTTTGCTGAAAAACATGAAAGAGTAGCATTGTGGAGATAAAGTGGGAACATACGATTTGCAGTCATGTTAACTTGAGCAATTAAGCCCAACTTTGCATCTTGAATTTGACATACTCCATCTTTGATAAAAATCTCGTATCCTTTTTCTTGTAACTGACCCACACTTAGCAAGTTGGTCTTTAAATCTGGCACAAAAAGAACATTGGCGATAGTGTGGGTTGAATTCCCTTTGGTTTGAATTGTTACCTTTCCTTTTCCCATAACAGAAATTTTAGAGTTGTCACCAAACTTAACAGAGCTGCGAAATGATTCATCCAAGTCAGAAAATGCCTCCTTTTCTCCACACATGTGGTTGCTGCAACCAGTGTCTAAATACCACATGTTTTGTTGAGTTTCTTCCTTCACATGACATACCATCAAAAGAGACACCTCTTCTTCCTTTTCTGCAAAGTTAGTTTGACCTACACTTTGTTTGTTCAAATCAGTTTGACATTCTGATTTATAATGGCCATACCTATGACATCTGAAACATTCAACATTGGACTTGTCTATTGACTTTGATCTGTAAGTTGTTGGATGGTGGCCTCCACGTCCTCTGCCTCTTCCTTGAAATTGACTATCTTGATGATAATGATTTTGTTGTTGGTTCCCACGATCATTGTTATTTCTTCCTCCTCTACCTCGACCTCTACCTCTTCCTCGTCCTCTATCAGCTTTACTAGGTGTGGAGTGATATTCTGATAGAGCTTTCAATGCTTGTTCTTCTTTATCTTGCTGGTTAATTTTTTGCTCATGAACTAACAAAGAACTTTGTAATTCGTCAATTGAAAGTATATCAACATCATTTGCTTCTTCTATGGCACAGACAACAAAATTAAATTTCGGTGTCAAGGATCGAAGAATCTTCTCTACAATGAGAACATCCTCTGTCTTGTCGCCATGGATCCGCATCTTGTTAACGATTGCCATCGTTCTTGAAAAATAATCTGTAACTGATTCTCCCGACTTCATTCGAAGTATTTCGAACTCCGAACGAAGTGCTTGAAGCTGCTGCCTCTTAGCTCTTGCTGTACCTTGGTACTTCTTCTTCATGGAATCCCAAATATGTTTGGCCGTGTCTTTGCAAAGAATGGTTTCCAAGATTGAGCGATCAATAGCTTGGAAGAGATAATTCTTTGCTTTAAGATCCTTCAGTTTCTGCCCTTCAAGCTCTGCCTTTTGTGCGTCTGTCAACACAACGTTTGTTGCTGGTTCTGCTACTCCAGAAACAACAACCGTCCAATATTCTTTGGACCTCAAGAAATTCTCCATGAGCATGCTCCAATGATCATAGTGACCATCAAAGCGTGGAATGGCTGCCTGTACAAAACTTTCGGAAGCCATCAATTTTTTTCTTCCTTGGAAATCGaccaagctctgataccactgatGCAAGAAAGGAAACTGAAGGAGACGTAATAAAACCAATTGAAGGAGCAGAGAATAATTATGCTTTATTGCTGCTTCATTGATAAACAAACAACCTATATATATAGACTAATACATAACTGAAACTAACGTTCAAAACAAAATCCTATTGACTAGGTAAATGAAAACAAACTCACTGGTACTCCTAAAGACTAGGACAACCTAAACATATAAAAACAAATAGATTAAATTTTCTCAACATGCATGTGGCTATAAATACGCAAGGGATAAAAGATTTTCCCATATCCAACAAGCAACAACACTGAAATCCCACAAACATCAACTTCAGTTCTTGACAAGCACAAAGATCCCACATTCAAGAGACGTTCAAACCTCGTCTTCATGGAGAAGCATATTGGGAATCCCCTTGCTGACAGGAAACTTACGACCCGTCTCAGGGCAAATTAATGCACCCTCTTCAAGGTGAAGCTCGAGGAGGGCGTGATGGAACTTCTGAAGGAAATCATCAGATTCGAGCATGGAGGATTCCACATTGTCGGGTAGCTCAAAGTAACCCATGGTTTTCGAGGCCTCCACCAAAGCATTCCATTCAACCTTTGCAAACATGTTCTTTAAGAAGTCAGCATTGAAATCCACCGTCTTTTCTACTACTTTCTCTGCTTCAATCCGTAACGGGAAGCCATTAGTCACACCTTTGATATTTGATGATAGCATATTATGGGTTAAGAGCCTCATGATTAGATTTCCTACTACTTCCACAACGCAACCACGCGGATAAATCTTGCTATGGAAAATTCTGTGAGAAAAGAAATCACCAGCATCATTAATGCAGGAAAAAATTGCAACTTGGTACAAGTTCTCCACTAAACCAACTCAATTAAAACAAGACATCATAAAGATACTATAATAGTTATTACGGCGTGCACTCAAGTAAGATCGAGTCTTAGCTCTTCCATGAAGCAAATGCCTTCATGAGTGAAACCCCTACTCAGGTGTCATTTAAATGGCTCGAGACGCCACCTTTTAAAAGCACCTTACTGTAAGAATGATAAATGTCATGCGAAAATACAAGATGACATTCATTCATTTGGCCAGACAACTGATGAACATTTGTTTTATTGTTGTTCAAAAGTTTCTAAAACGCGTATAGTTACATATGATGACATCTCATTGGATAATTAGTTTCTACAAGGTTATCCCTTAGGTCTGCTACCATATTATCCCTTAGGGTACCACCTCTAACAATGCATATTGTCACACCCCGACAGCACAGATGCTGGACACTCATAATTTAGTTCTAAAATCCATGAGAGATTATGAAGCCTAGCTCTGATACAAAATGTAGCGCCCCAATTACCTCACACGAATCACATATGTAAAGTAAGAATTTATCAAACTGTTCACACAAAGATATGGTGTTTTTATCAGATGAATCTATCCTGACTTTTGTACACAGTTTTCTATAATTTCATAACCATTGCTGATTTCATTCTCTATCTACTAAGACATGCTTCTTCTGCATCCACACACAGCTCGGCGTCGTCGGAAAAATTAGAATTGAGGGTAAATCGGCCATTCCTTGACGGAAAAAAGTTCGTTCCACCGTTATTGACGGAAAGATAAACTAACCTCAGTTTATTGTAATAGGAAAGGTGCTGAAGACAGAATGTAGAGCAGCAGGGTCGAGTTCTCCTCTCCTCGTTTGTTTCTTGATTGGCGCAGAGCTTTGGTTTGGAGGGTTTCTTTTATGGGTACGAATAATTGGATTTGGATAacgtttttattttatattttgttgcaAAGCCCAAGCCAAATAACATGTCAAAGCCCAGGACACTGCCCACGTCCAAGACCAAACACAAGCCAAGACCAAGCCCAAGAGCAAGCCCAAATCTCCGTGCACTGCCGACCTGAAAATCGTTCACCAAAACGTTTATCATTTAAAATCGCACTTAACCAAGAATTTTGTTTGAATCGCTTGGACGTTTTCTGAAGTCGAAACCCTCGATCGGGATTTCTGCAAATCAAGTTCCCGGGTTTCCTAAGCTATGCAGCTGACGCTCGAATTCGGGTAATATCtctctttaaaaaaaatcaatttatattatttctttttgcATGTTAGTGTGGTGTTACTGGAAAATTGAGTACGAATTGCGAACCCAGTTGAAGAAATTTGCAAGCGGCGAGCGCATGTAATTTACCAGCAGGGCACGAATTTGGACCCTTTAATTAGCTTTGAACTTGATCTAGCTTATGTTCTCTTTACTGGAGTTTTAACTTTGCTTTTTTTCATTTTCGTTTGCTAATTCTGATTTAAAATAAGATTATAAATCAAATCAGCTGAAGAAAGCAGGTTCGCAACCCTTTTGTTCTAAAAATGGGATTTTGAAAACAAACCTTGATTTGAGGAGCGACATAATAATTGGATCCTTATTTTACTGCGTTTTGAGCACTAAAGATGATGCTATAATGGGAGTATTTCAATCTGGTAGTTCATGTTTGCTGCTCACGTACTATATCATTCTTTTAAGTTTCTTTCGCCCTTGCCACCCTTAGGGCCTTCATGAAAAGGGAAGTTGGAAAATATAGATTTATGTCCAGGAATGTAGTTAAACCACACTAACCCTTGGTGCCTTCTTGAAAAGGGAAGTTGGAAATTATAGATATACGTCCAGGAATGTAGTTAAACCACACTTTTTTTATGTGTGTATGTTCATAGAAATTCTTTTAACTATACCATGTTTGCTTATGGTAATGCTCTTAGTTATACGTGACCACATGAACGCTCTAATTACCGTGTTTTGGTTATTGTTGGAATTTGGTCATGGCATTGTTCAGCTGCTTGAAGACGTGAAGTTTGGCTAATTCATTTTCACTTCAGGCCTATTTGACTGATAATGATTCATGCTATATGGAATATATAATGGGCTTGATCTTTTGACTGCTTGTCAGTGTATATAAACTTTATAATTTACCGCCACAGTTTTCTTTCTTCTTCCTCGTTTGCTGATATTTTGAAGCCCGTTCCTCGGAAAAACAGTGGTGGACTGGAACTTCTCTGCAATTCTGTGAAGATTCATGAAGTAAATGTCGACCTACAGGCTGAAGAAAAACAGGTGAATCTCTTCTAAATTACAGTTCTTTTTCCTCACCAGTAATCTGTAATTTTTTCTCTCGCTTATTGACCATATGAAGTTATGGTGTATTTTGTTCGATTTTCAGCAACTAACTATGAAACACTTGCTTTCTTGGGTCCGCACCAATTTGATCAAGGAAAGGCCCGAAATGTTTATGAAAGGGGATACTGTGTAAGTAACTCATTCATTATAACCGTTTATCTAAAAAGTAAAAAGGAGTCCTCTCTTAGAGTTGTTATATGTTATGATTCAATTTTCAACCAATGTTCGGTTAGAAAAAAATTTTCCCAAAATTTTGAGCTCATCCGTGTGGCCCAACAATAATTTTACGTTTGAATATGCCCATCACTTGTGAGTTAGGGATGTAGGAAATATGCCtgaaattaatattaattatatgtCTTCAACATTTTCATCCAAAGAAAAAAATGATTCATTGCTTGTAACCTTCCCTAGAATGACTTTTTAGCATAACTGGGATTTGATGCGTTGGTTTCATATCTGATGCACATGCAGAAGACCTGGAGTTTTGGTCCTCGTGAATGACTGTGATTGGGAACTCAGCGGACAGCTGGATACAACGCTGGAGGAGAAAGACGTCGTTGTTTTCATCTCAACATTGCACGGAGGATAATTTTTTATGTGCAACTACAAATATAGTGATTTATTATGGGAAGGTGATACAAAAATTTTGGATTGTCTAATCACTCATCTTCGCTGATGACTTGTGTGGCACAAACACTGATGTATGGTGTATCCTACATGAATATTATGCACGACTTTGGTGTTAATTTTCTTGTTTTCTTTAATCGACTTTACTATTCAGGTGctacaatttaaaattttattgacAGCTAGAAACAATGTTATTATCTTTTGAATAAATGGGTTTTTAACATTTCTTCACAAGGATTTCTGCGTCCAGATGACGgagattaaaagaaaaaaagtaCTTTCAAATAAGGACTCTTGATGAAATGCATTCAGTATCGAGAATTCTTAGTGTTTgagtttatatatttatttttgtatgTTGTATAATTCAATATTTCTTATTGACAGAAATTAAAAATCTATAGAAAGGTGACAAATTAAAATAGAAATTGAAACGACAATGTAATATCCACGAGGGCCACCAACACGTGACTGCATGAGGATTATCTCTTGCTTGCTTCAATCAAATACGAAACAAGGTACTATGTATGGAGAGTATAGAACCCTAAAGTTTTTTGTTCCCATGAAATGGATATTTCTTGTGATGGCCTTGGTGCCATCGCTCACATGTATGGTGGGTCATTTTTTTCGCCCACTGAGTTCGTCTCCGTGTGCCCGTTGCATCGCATTTCCTTTGTTTGGATCGATGGATTTGTTAGTTTGTTCATTTAATGTGGACTaaatagttatatatatataaataatgtgGACTAAATAGTTATattacttttatatatatatatagacacacacacattcGCCCGGAAGGTGATGGGTGGTTGGAAACTATATAATTACTACTCGTGGCTTGCGTTGCAGTCAGAGACGGATTTATTCAAGGGCTGTACTAGGCTGTAGCCCAGCCCACttttttttagcgacggtttttttagaaaccgtcgctaatatttgcgacggttttagtaaaaccgtcgccgatgtggatcggcgacggttttaattcaaacagtcgctattagcgactgttttttgaaaaaccgttgctaatagcgacggttgttttaAAAATCGTCGTACATCAATGTCTTAGTCCAATCAAGTCCCGTCCATTTACGAGGATGAGACCAAATTCATCCCATATCCTCTGATCCACGCCACctcaattctacaaaatttTTCTCCCAAGTCCCAAGCCCTTTAGCGACATAATAGAATTGCGGACTCCCGAAGAAATCGAATTGCTCATCGGCAAGACAACAATCCATGTAAGAATCggctatacattttttattttgttttttatagcttctctgtgcgtgatttgtggtttcttgattgtttgttgttgagttgttgattgactattacttgtttaataattattttattcttgtttaggattataacttgaactatttcaaaatagaacatcaatagaacatcattaccactttgatgtttttaatgcagcaatagatttcattttgatgggagttaaatactcggttcaatgagtcatcggtgaaacttctttctcttagtacagctttagatcctaaaaattcatttgactcatttaacagtgatgatatttgcaagcttgcgaagaagttttatcctgaAGATTTTTCACAGCTCAAGAAATTGTTGCTTTGGAGTATGAATTGATACAATATAAACttgatgtgatgcagaatttaaaggtaTCTACAtttgttgagttgtgtcagcaattgaccgagagtggacggtcaagtgtttatgttatgttgactagattgattcatcttgttttgacattacctgtgtctactgccactattGAGCGGTCTTTTTCTGCAATGAAGtatgtgaagacggcacttcgcaataaaatggaggatgactttcttgccgattgtttgacactctatattgaacgagatttagctaaacatattgatgtaaaatCTATTACTgatgaattttatattttaaaatctcgtagggcacaacttcgttgaacgatataatgtaattttttttaataatatataacttatcatattgagttcaagccccccAACTTTTATTCATGGATCCGTCCCTGGTTGCAGTCATTAAAAATGCTGGCCCGATTAATAAATCGCAAGGGGTCGTTCGCAATTAATGAAATATAAAGGGAGAAATTTTAATTTGTATCTATTATCCACCACCTGCAGTATATATCTATCAGGAAAATAGACTGCTCTATAGAAGGCTGATGGTTCATATCTGGAATTGTGTCACAGTAATACTACTCATCCAATTCAATTACAATAAATCTCATTAATATAATAATctcattaatataatataatataatatattacttTAGATGCTAGTTTTGAGCATATAACAAAGTTATATTATGTGAAAAAATTACATTTATTAGATAAAATCATTGTGCTACaagaaaatcttaaaatcgATTGTAAAATATTAGATATAATAGTCttgttatatcattcatgtttctATAATATAATCAAGAAGAAGACATTTTATCAACTACTATGATTTGCTAACCACGACCAATTTATCtcaaattttgtaattattatattatattcacgatataatatattttatcctATTATTCGTCCCAAAACATTAGATCGATGTGGTGTTAATTGCTAATTAGGTTccaaaattctatttttttttttatatatatttatgttttaCCGAGTAATATTgacttttttaattaattattacacAGTTTAATAAATGATATTAGAGATGGAAAATGACGAATACTGATGTTACAGTGAGTTGTCCCAGTTCTGATTATGAGCTTTAATATAATGGGCCTTCAACGACGCAACCCATTACGTAATTGGGCCCACCAGGCCCACACTTGCTCACCAACAAGCGTAACGCATGTTAAGGGTCGACGTTGTTGTTGACTTAGTTATTTCCTGTCGAATAGATTGATTAGCTCCATCGCATATAATATGTGGTTAGATTGAAAATATTTGAATCTGTCAAAATGCGGGACAGTCCATCTCGTCTCGCCTAATGAAGGGTCGTGATGGGGTTGCGGGGTTAGCACGTCATACCCCACCAAATTCTATACAAAATCGGTTTGGTTCGTTGGATCGATTTGACTCGTCACACAAAATAGACGGATTGAGAAGATATTTTTGGGACACGTTAAAATGACGAGATTGACCAAACCTGGTCCATTGAATGACGGGCTATGAGTCGGCATGTCCAATTGGCTCGTTTTGGCAATGCTAATGTTTtggaatataaaaatatatcaaagaGTCTATGGTTTATCTTTCACTGGAGTACTTGATTTCGAACAAATTCAAGTTTCAGACAAAATTATGGCAAATTCTCACCCCTGACGATGTTatcaaagaaataaaaaaaaaacaaataaaggtATAAATATAATCGCATATAAACAAGTCAATTTGGATTTTACTCGTCGGGCCAACCCAACGCACCATGATAAAAATGTGGGTTGAGTTAAGATTTTAGATACCCATTTGGAAGTAGAAAAATGAGTTGGCTCATTTAGATTATGTGCTACGGCGAGTTGGGTTAGGTTCATTGGATCCGAGGAGATACGTGTCTATATGTTGTGTTGTCTCTTATCCCTTATAGATCCATCTTACCATTCCTTGTTGTCAGTCATTTCCTCAGCAGAGACAGTATTACCAGTTAAGATCTGGTGTCACTCTTTTACGGCTCACTTAACCAACCATATCAAGCGGCGCAATGTCAGCAGCTTGACGAATGAGAATTTCCTAAGAAGTCACCTATCTCAATACTACTCTCACTCATGCATGTTTAACTCAAGACTGTCCTGCCCCTTTCATTGTCTGAAAAATTACCAAATCTTGTTAGCTGACTGATTATAGCTCATCTCAGGGCTTAGGGGTATGTGTGCCAAATTGTATACGTTAATTGATCCAGCGTATACGTAAGATTTGAGCATGTTAGCCACGAATTTTACCTTGAAATATTCAGATGCCACTAATTTGAGCTTGTATAACTTAAAAAGACTAGACATGTCTGAAACTCGATAATTTGGTGACTGATAAAtcgtataatttttttaaaataattgcaataacaatttaaatatgTTAATGTCTCCAAAAAATTCACACTTATTCAATATCTATAAAAGTAATAacagatatttgagttgatgAAATAAGTAAGTTTACATTAGTTCGAGAGATTATTCGATATGTAATAAAAAATAACGGTTACGAATCTTAGGGATGGGTTTTATATAAAAATCTGAAacaaatcatattttatcaGTTTTACAAAATTTCAACAGGCCATGCAATTTTTATAACCAAAATAACCCAAACCATGAATGTCTGTTTTGTTTTGTCTTGTCTGGTTTGGAAgattaattttaagttttagTTTTATAGTgaaataatttatgaaatattgtaatttttttaaaaaaaaaataccgaCTGATACATTTGACAGAATTTGAGAACATTTTATTTGCTTGTTGATTAAATTGATTATAATtaaaaacatgtattaaaatactaacgAAGATTACAAAATT containing:
- the LOC140807235 gene encoding ubiquitin-related modifier 1 homolog 1 yields the protein MQLTLEFGGGLELLCNSVKIHEVNVDLQAEEKQQLTMKHLLSWVRTNLIKERPEMFMKGDTVRPGVLVLVNDCDWELSGQLDTTLEEKDVVVFISTLHGG
- the LOC140807234 gene encoding multifunctional methyltransferase subunit TRM112 homolog A-like translates to MRLLTHNMLSSNIKGVTNGFPLRIEAEKVVEKTVDFNADFLKNMFAKVEWNALVEASKTMGYFELPDNVESSMLESDDFLQKFHHALLELHLEEGALICPETGRKFPVSKGIPNMLLHEDEV